Below is a window of Flammeovirga kamogawensis DNA.
ATGATTAGTATAAAAACCAAACATATCAACAAAGAGATTGATGTCATTAATTACCGTCAAAGAGTATTTAAATCTTTAAGAATACTTACTAATGATAATACTTTATCTGTTAAGGTAGCTTCTATTATATCCTCTTTTTTAAAGGAGCTCATCACTCTTAAACATCAACTTCGTATTCATACTAATGTAATTATTTATCAAGAACTTGGAAAAAAAATCCAGCTTCTTGTAGAAGATAATACAAAAACATTTACACTTCCTCCTCCATCACTTTATGTTCATTTTCTTACAATAGAGAAAATTGAAAATCATTATCTGATTACTGTAGAACAAGAATTTTCAGCAAGGGATTTTAAACTGGCACTGAATGTTTATAATGAAAAATCAAGAGATGAATTATTGGAAGAAGTACAATCAAAAAATAATGATTTAGAAGCCTCTCTTGCCGACCTAAAAAAGGCTAATGATAGTAAGGCAAGAATGCAAGGGGAACTTATAGTTGGTAGAAATATTCAACTAAGTATGGTACCTACAGATTTCCCTTCTAATAGTTTTATTGATGTTCATGGTATACTTGTTCCTGCAAGAGAAGTAGGTGGAGATTTCTATGATTTTCAGTTTATAAATGATAAATATTTTTATTTTGTTGTTGGTGATGTATCTGGAAAAGGTGTTCCTGCTGCATTATTAATGGCCCAAACAAAATCATTGTTACGAAGTAGTGCAATAAACGAAACGTCTACAAGTGAAATTGTTTCACATGTAAATAGTGAGATAGCTAAAGACAATAAAAATAACATGTTTATTACTGTTTTTCTAGCATTATTAGATCTAGAAACAGGAGTACTAACCTATACCAATGCCGGGCACAATCCTTCTTATATTATTAATAACGAAAATATGCAACGATTAGAGGAGTTACACGGTCCTGTAGTAGGTGCTTTAGAAGGGTTCAGTTATAAAGAAAAAAGTATTCAATTAAGTCCATCAGATATTGTCTTTGCTTATACAGACGGTGTAACAGAAGCGCAAAATCAATTGCATCAATTGTACTCTGATGAAAGACTTACTTCTTTACTTACTACCGTTACTAATAAGAATGTTAAGGAGATTAATGATATTGTTATTAAAGACATTGAAGAATTTGAATTGGGATCAGAACAAGCAGATGACATTACAGTTCTTAGTATTCAATACCATCAATCTAATGACAATCAAGAAGGTACGTTCTCTATCTCTAATTCATTTGATGAAAAATTAATACTAACTCAAAAGGTTGAAAAATACCTTTTACAAAAAAACGTACCTACCAAAGCACTCCATAAAACACAAATTATTTTAGACGAAATCTTAAGTAATGCCATTAATTATTCTTTTACAAATACAGCTACTCCACTAATTAGTGTTTCCTTAAAAGTTGATAGCACTGAAATTTGCATTAAAATTATGGATAATGGAGTTGCTTTTAATCCATTAGAAAAAGAGGACCCAAATGTTGCATTATCTCTTGATGAACGCCAAGTGGGTGGATTGGGAATATTTATTATTAAAAACTTAGTTGAAGAGCTTTCCTATGAACGGTTTGATAATAAAAACTGCTTAAGGTTACTTCAAAAAAT
It encodes the following:
- a CDS encoding ATP-binding SpoIIE family protein phosphatase, with the protein product MISIKTKHINKEIDVINYRQRVFKSLRILTNDNTLSVKVASIISSFLKELITLKHQLRIHTNVIIYQELGKKIQLLVEDNTKTFTLPPPSLYVHFLTIEKIENHYLITVEQEFSARDFKLALNVYNEKSRDELLEEVQSKNNDLEASLADLKKANDSKARMQGELIVGRNIQLSMVPTDFPSNSFIDVHGILVPAREVGGDFYDFQFINDKYFYFVVGDVSGKGVPAALLMAQTKSLLRSSAINETSTSEIVSHVNSEIAKDNKNNMFITVFLALLDLETGVLTYTNAGHNPSYIINNENMQRLEELHGPVVGALEGFSYKEKSIQLSPSDIVFAYTDGVTEAQNQLHQLYSDERLTSLLTTVTNKNVKEINDIVIKDIEEFELGSEQADDITVLSIQYHQSNDNQEGTFSISNSFDEKLILTQKVEKYLLQKNVPTKALHKTQIILDEILSNAINYSFTNTATPLISVSLKVDSTEICIKIMDNGVAFNPLEKEDPNVALSLDERQVGGLGIFIIKNLVEELSYERFDNKNCLRLLQKI